In the Tenrec ecaudatus isolate mTenEca1 chromosome 16, mTenEca1.hap1, whole genome shotgun sequence genome, one interval contains:
- the ARPC3 gene encoding actin-related protein 2/3 complex subunit 3 → MPAYHSSLMDPDTKLIGNMALLPIRSQFKGPAPRETKDTDIVDEAIYYFKANVFFKNYEIKNEADRTLIYVTLYISECLKKLQKCNSRSQGEKEMYTLGITNFPIPGEPGFPLNAIYAKPANKQEDEMMRAYLQQLRQETGLRLCEKVFDPQNDKPSKWWTCFVKRQFMNKSLSGPGQ, encoded by the exons ATGCCG GCCTACCACTCCTCTCTCATGGACCCGGACACCAAGCTCATTGGAAACATGGCCCTGCTACCTATCAGAAGTCAGTTCAAAGGACCTGCTCCGAGAGAGA CAAAAGATACAGATATCGTGGATGAGGCCATCTATTACTTCAAGGCCAACGTCTTCTTCAAAAACTACGAAATTAAG AATGAAGCAGACAGGACCTTGATATACGTCACTCTCTACATCTCTGAATGCCTAAAGAAACTCCAGAAG tgcaaTTCCAGAAGCCAAGGGGAGAAAGAAATGTACACGCTGGGCATCACTAACTTCCCCATACCTGGAGAGCCCGGGTTTCCACTGAACGCCATTTATGCCAAACCTGCAAACAAGCAGGAAGACG AAATGATGAGGGCCTACTTGCAGCAGCTAAGGCAAGAGACGGGATTGAGGCTCTGTGAGAAAGTTTTTGACCCTCAGAATGACAAGCCTAGCAAG TGGTGGACATGCTTTGTGAAGAGACAGTTCATGAACAAGAGTCTCTCGGGACCCGGACAGTAA